In Felis catus isolate Fca126 chromosome E1, F.catus_Fca126_mat1.0, whole genome shotgun sequence, the following proteins share a genomic window:
- the ARMC7 gene encoding armadillo repeat-containing protein 7 isoform X3, translating into MAQKPKVDPHVGRLGYLQALVTEFQETESQDAKEQVLANLANFAYDPNNYQYLRQLQVLDLFLDSLSEENENLVEFAIAKIPNPQNSSFPSLESLHGVVGRVDFSCIYCARPRVPVMLRCTSCCCCHFLFS; encoded by the exons ATGGCCCAGAAGCCGAAGGTAGACCCCCACGTCGGGCGCCTGGGATACCTGCAGGCACTGGTCACGGAATTCCAAGAGACGGAGAGCCAAG ACGCCAAGGAGCAAGTACTGGCCAACCTCGCCAACTTCGCCTATGACCCCAATAACTACCAGTATCTGCGGCAGCTGCAGGTCCTTGATTTATTCCTCGATTCGCTGTCGGAGGAGAATGAAAACCTGGTGGAGTTTGCTATTG ccaaa ATCCCTAATCCCCAGAATAGTAGCTTTCCCAGCCTTGAATCCCTCCATGGGGTTGTCGGCAGAGTAGATTTCTCTTGTATTTATTGTGCGAGACCGAGAGTCCCTGTCATGCTTAGGTGCACGTCTTGCTGTTgctgtcatttccttttctcttaa